The following coding sequences are from one Saprospiraceae bacterium window:
- a CDS encoding glycosyltransferase encodes MRIHIFSNHYFPENNPRAFRTDQIIRSLLEEHEVTYYNSRAVLSDFQETNGSESRKFKIQSKLKRNIYKLFKAWIFPDKSILTAFSVFIKYSLLKRVTKPDMIITISHPWSFHLIGILIKRIYAVQWICDIGDLYAHNPHTPTAHSYLRSNTFKFESYVLRKADFLILNSGGILNYYNEVRGIPKDKMKLIYNARQLEFPLKKAKHHGQITFLFLGSTFNDLRNGIKECSILLETLKSPELAELDCKILLVGNQCDGLIQFCQAEKRVSIVEPISSSEVREFYSKADFLINFSHGTYPGLPSKVPEYFASGIPIVNFCEDMNETSVKFLIEMHADAIHVNVRKLNYKDLIDFILNKNEYDGQSRPKWTEWRKEQKKNLLKCIDSLQNKKPE; translated from the coding sequence ATGAGGATTCATATTTTTAGCAATCATTATTTTCCGGAGAACAATCCTCGGGCTTTCAGAACTGACCAAATCATTCGATCATTGTTGGAAGAGCATGAAGTTACTTATTACAATAGCCGTGCTGTATTGAGTGATTTTCAGGAAACTAATGGATCGGAAAGCAGGAAATTCAAAATTCAAAGCAAGCTAAAGAGAAACATCTATAAGTTATTTAAAGCTTGGATTTTTCCTGATAAATCCATTTTAACTGCTTTCAGCGTTTTTATAAAATATAGTTTATTAAAGCGGGTAACGAAGCCGGATATGATTATTACGATTTCACATCCATGGAGTTTCCACCTGATTGGCATTCTGATTAAACGGATTTATGCTGTACAATGGATTTGTGATATTGGTGATTTGTATGCGCACAATCCACATACTCCGACTGCACATTCCTATTTGCGGTCAAATACCTTTAAGTTTGAATCTTATGTATTGAGGAAGGCTGACTTTCTTATATTGAATAGTGGCGGAATTTTAAATTATTACAATGAAGTAAGAGGTATTCCTAAGGATAAAATGAAACTAATTTATAATGCCAGGCAATTGGAATTTCCTTTAAAAAAGGCAAAGCATCATGGGCAAATAACATTTTTATTCCTTGGTTCTACTTTTAATGATTTGAGGAATGGTATCAAGGAATGTTCAATATTGTTGGAAACATTAAAATCACCTGAATTAGCCGAACTGGACTGCAAGATCCTTTTGGTCGGAAATCAATGTGATGGATTGATACAATTTTGCCAAGCAGAAAAGAGAGTATCTATTGTCGAGCCAATTTCTAGTTCTGAAGTAAGAGAGTTTTATTCAAAAGCGGATTTTCTTATAAATTTCTCGCATGGTACTTATCCTGGATTACCTTCAAAAGTTCCCGAATATTTTGCTTCTGGAATTCCCATTGTTAATTTTTGCGAGGATATGAATGAAACGTCAGTAAAATTTTTAATTGAAATGCACGCTGATGCCATCCATGTGAATGTTCGGAAATTAAATTATAAAGATTTAATTGACTTCATTTTGAATAAAAATGAATATGATGGACAGTCGAGACCTAAGTGGACGGAATGGAGGAAAGAACAGAAGAAAAATCTATTAAAATGCATAGATAGTCTACAAAATAAAAAACCGGAGTGA
- a CDS encoding 7-cyano-7-deazaguanine synthase, producing the protein MSKVFGYISDRHLIDLPDSNHAFNHLIQNKNFYCEFSSNLEGNWFKREMDQGILMLFGNITTLDGFEKFWDNLSSWKLDDYKIQVRALFSYINGLYCLIYLDRTSQTTYIIQDPLGFYPLFIFKDSTSVYWMSEQQDMLYIPAVKIQWNQEAVDSMLSNGHLLSGQSWFNGLFRTHAAGIYVFDKSANLISKDTYWSWSIVQKQSIDSAEAMEKYYSIFDQYIRRLQIKEENVGVSLSGGLDSRFISFCAKKYFNIKAFTFSMKSSLDLQIAEKVSKSLEIEHKHLEIEYSEFIQKRLFSVWKTSGMLGIDHMHEGGLHESMKTFAKTYFHGFYGGGIYGSTSQCNKRIDESIAKQWFKGSVEQLHIDDPFYDIQNIDPFITDHKIRNESAMSLYLLSYFCKPIIPFYNLEWMTFNLSLPDEWQVNNKFYLQVLKKYLPSELSSLNWQKTGVPIEHENMNAFLMQVRYSGIRDRVFNQLGKSAHFFNYNYADDQIDYELYKQDYKSLTERKISSMNRTEKLRLLTVLLFQKMIRYRTYEID; encoded by the coding sequence ATGTCAAAAGTTTTTGGGTATATTTCAGATCGACATTTGATTGATTTGCCGGATAGTAATCACGCTTTCAATCATCTCATTCAAAATAAGAATTTCTATTGTGAATTTTCTTCGAATCTGGAAGGAAATTGGTTCAAGCGGGAAATGGACCAGGGGATATTGATGTTATTTGGAAATATTACCACGTTGGACGGATTTGAAAAATTCTGGGATAATTTGAGTTCGTGGAAACTGGATGATTATAAGATTCAAGTCAGGGCTTTATTCAGCTACATTAATGGACTTTATTGTTTAATTTATTTGGATCGCACTAGCCAAACGACTTATATCATTCAAGATCCATTGGGCTTTTATCCATTATTTATTTTTAAAGATAGTACTTCCGTTTATTGGATGTCAGAACAACAAGATATGTTGTATATTCCAGCTGTCAAGATTCAATGGAATCAAGAAGCTGTGGATTCTATGCTTTCCAATGGCCATTTATTATCTGGCCAAAGTTGGTTTAATGGGCTTTTTCGGACACATGCAGCCGGTATTTATGTGTTTGATAAATCTGCCAATTTAATTTCTAAAGATACTTATTGGTCATGGAGTATCGTGCAAAAACAATCGATTGATTCGGCAGAGGCTATGGAGAAGTATTATTCCATATTCGATCAGTATATTCGGCGACTTCAAATCAAAGAAGAGAATGTTGGTGTGAGTTTAAGTGGTGGTTTGGATAGTAGATTTATTAGTTTTTGTGCCAAGAAGTATTTTAATATTAAGGCTTTTACCTTTTCGATGAAATCTAGTTTGGATTTGCAAATTGCAGAGAAAGTGAGTAAAAGCCTCGAGATCGAACATAAACATCTGGAAATCGAGTACTCGGAATTCATTCAAAAACGATTGTTTTCTGTATGGAAGACTTCAGGCATGTTAGGGATAGACCATATGCATGAAGGTGGTTTGCATGAAAGTATGAAAACATTCGCTAAAACTTATTTTCATGGATTTTATGGTGGGGGAATTTATGGATCGACGTCTCAGTGTAACAAGCGGATTGATGAATCCATAGCTAAACAATGGTTTAAAGGATCGGTGGAGCAATTGCATATTGATGACCCATTCTATGATATACAGAATATTGATCCATTTATAACCGATCATAAAATACGAAATGAGAGCGCAATGAGTTTATACTTGTTGTCTTATTTTTGTAAACCTATCATCCCTTTTTATAATTTGGAATGGATGACCTTTAATTTAAGCCTACCAGATGAGTGGCAAGTGAATAATAAATTTTATTTGCAAGTACTTAAAAAATATCTGCCGTCTGAATTGAGTTCACTAAATTGGCAAAAGACAGGAGTTCCTATTGAGCATGAGAATATGAACGCATTTCTAATGCAGGTTCGGTATTCTGGTATTAGAGACCGCGTTTTCAATCAACTTGGCAAATCTGCTCATTTTTTTAATTATAATTATGCGGACGATCAAATTGATTATGAATTGTATAAACAAGATTATAAATCTCTAACTGAACGTAAAATATCAAGTATGAACAGAACGGAGAAGTTGCGCCTTCTGACTGTCCTATTATTTCAAAAAATGATACGTTATCGCACTTATGAAATCGATTAA
- a CDS encoding HYR domain-containing protein, producing MKKQQTQDLLKIPIFLLLILLSLGSVQAQLKLPRFLTAGRAKASCTHPPIITCPPTFHACPGVSTLPSNTGYATAVPGGLGCNQPSVSYHDNIVSTGPCNGAITIQRIWTAVDPQDPTLYTNCMQMVKLSDDTAPTITNCPADITIASNPDCYATVYWNSPTVTDNCGKLFLNVTHVSGDRFQVGITRVTYTAEDLCGNSSTCGFNITVTGNCCDKPPILSCPGDYSGCPGDSISPKKTGTPTVRPGKSTCAIPVLTYRDSGLVQGSCAGAMTFFRIWTARDPFDSSLVSRCTQKISFKDEIKPVFSSCPANLTLAPGANCQASGNWISPVVTDNCGTPQITSTHQNGSSFNEGITTVVYTATDRCGNSATCSFTVTVTPCCTAPPIIQCPADYYGCPGTSTATTVTGQATASPSQPNCGTPLVSYNDKIISQGPCSGAIRIERTWIATNNVNNLQSSCVQLILLSDLIPPVFTSCPTNMTVMPNPGNCLATVSWTNPTVTDHCGAPQLTSSHPNPGDFPVGVTQVTITATDGCGNSSTCSFSITVNPCCNSNPVISCPQNYTACPGTSTNPSTTGTATATPGSPQCGVPAISYSDEILSQGPCAGAIEIKRTWKATDPNNSNLYSTCIQIVKLIDQTPPVFTSCPANVTIQPNSNCQAVYWWTPPTATDNCSNPQIVGSHQPGTIFNVGVTTVTYTATDGCGNVTSHSFTVTVPNTCCNQPPIINCPAPYYGCPTQACGPGISGTATASKSSSQCGTPVVSYRDSILTTGPCVYAKKFIRIWKAVDPNYPQLVSYCHQLIELKDNTPPYFTSCPSNITVALNGACTKPISWNPPTAYDNCSNVQLSSNYQPGQSFGPGVYTIIYTATDVCGNKVTHSFTITVTGGGLDIVCPANITVTQNDPTIHGAYVSWNLPTVNSCGGCNDTLPGFIYMGTYNGHRYFCSLQQATWQSAHNICRSLGGNLASIGSAAENAWVQSKLMGATAFIGLHDSRVEGSFEWTDGSPLNYTNWYPGQPNNANGDQDFVEMLPDGTWNDQYTSCVREFICEMPCYDLRQISGPSNGGFFNCGTTTVTYVATQGSLSDTCSFTVTVNCTTTGGGNGYCISKGLDSRFMWINTVKFATINNTSGNNGGYANFTNICADVKWGNTYPICLEPGFANNTAYTVYWRIWIDYNGDQDFEDPGEFVAYGNGYTTLCGNITLPGNCVCPGITTRMRVAMSYGGYAGNSCCIYSYGEVEDYCINISPTFTGGGSNSLVALPDPVHLKCPGCPATEMSFEQLNSRGSDPALESQLPEPVFSVSPNPARDEVLISSSNSPISSIQIFNSTGKMVWHLPAVNGTHFHRIDIQDWAAGAYVVHITSNDGNKHIQKILVQK from the coding sequence ATGAAAAAACAACAAACACAAGACTTGCTCAAAATCCCCATCTTTCTTCTGCTGATCCTATTGAGTTTGGGATCGGTTCAGGCCCAATTGAAATTACCCAGATTCTTAACTGCGGGACGCGCGAAAGCTTCGTGCACACATCCGCCTATAATCACTTGTCCACCTACGTTTCATGCATGTCCGGGAGTTTCCACTCTCCCTTCTAATACAGGGTATGCAACTGCAGTACCGGGAGGCTTGGGCTGCAATCAACCAAGTGTCTCATATCATGATAATATTGTTTCCACAGGTCCGTGCAATGGTGCTATCACCATCCAGCGTATTTGGACAGCAGTAGATCCTCAGGATCCAACTTTGTATACAAATTGTATGCAAATGGTAAAACTTTCAGATGATACAGCTCCAACGATTACCAACTGTCCTGCGGACATTACAATAGCTTCTAATCCAGATTGCTATGCCACAGTGTATTGGAACTCTCCAACTGTTACTGACAATTGTGGAAAGCTGTTCCTGAACGTAACCCATGTCAGCGGAGATAGATTTCAGGTAGGGATCACCAGAGTAACCTACACAGCAGAAGACCTATGTGGCAATAGCTCTACCTGTGGATTCAATATAACAGTGACAGGTAACTGTTGTGACAAACCACCAATCCTTTCTTGTCCTGGAGACTATAGCGGCTGTCCGGGAGATTCTATTTCTCCTAAAAAAACAGGAACTCCTACAGTAAGACCTGGAAAAAGCACTTGTGCAATACCGGTTTTGACCTACCGTGATTCCGGATTAGTTCAGGGATCATGTGCCGGCGCAATGACATTCTTCAGGATTTGGACGGCTCGAGATCCATTTGATTCGAGTCTTGTTTCCAGATGCACTCAAAAGATCAGCTTTAAGGATGAAATTAAGCCCGTTTTTTCATCATGTCCAGCTAATCTGACACTTGCACCCGGTGCCAACTGTCAGGCTTCCGGGAATTGGATTTCTCCTGTAGTAACTGACAACTGCGGCACGCCACAAATTACGAGTACTCATCAGAATGGAAGCTCTTTTAATGAAGGTATTACTACAGTAGTTTATACAGCCACTGATAGATGTGGCAACTCAGCAACATGTAGTTTTACTGTGACCGTAACACCATGCTGTACTGCTCCTCCAATCATCCAATGTCCAGCGGATTATTATGGATGTCCTGGTACTTCTACAGCTACCACAGTAACCGGCCAAGCTACTGCTTCTCCATCTCAACCAAATTGTGGTACTCCTCTCGTGAGCTATAATGATAAAATCATTTCACAGGGACCATGCTCAGGTGCCATCAGGATAGAAAGAACCTGGATCGCTACTAATAATGTCAATAATTTACAATCAAGCTGTGTACAATTGATTTTATTGAGTGATCTTATACCCCCTGTGTTTACTTCCTGTCCAACCAATATGACAGTAATGCCAAATCCGGGCAATTGTCTTGCAACGGTTTCCTGGACAAATCCTACTGTTACTGATCATTGTGGAGCTCCACAGTTGACTTCAAGTCATCCCAATCCCGGAGATTTTCCGGTAGGAGTGACACAGGTAACCATTACAGCAACGGATGGCTGTGGTAATAGCTCTACATGTAGCTTTTCCATAACTGTAAATCCATGTTGTAATTCTAATCCAGTAATCAGTTGTCCACAAAATTATACTGCTTGTCCGGGTACTAGTACAAACCCATCTACGACTGGGACAGCTACTGCAACACCCGGTAGTCCTCAATGCGGAGTACCTGCCATCAGCTATTCTGACGAGATTCTGTCACAAGGACCATGTGCAGGAGCGATTGAAATCAAAAGAACCTGGAAAGCTACTGATCCGAATAATTCAAATCTGTATTCGACTTGTATCCAAATTGTGAAATTAATTGATCAAACTCCTCCGGTATTCACCTCATGTCCTGCTAATGTGACAATACAGCCAAACTCAAATTGTCAGGCGGTGTATTGGTGGACTCCACCAACTGCAACTGACAATTGCAGCAATCCCCAAATCGTAGGATCACACCAACCGGGAACAATTTTCAACGTAGGTGTTACAACGGTGACTTATACGGCTACCGATGGTTGCGGAAATGTTACATCACATAGCTTCACAGTTACAGTACCAAATACATGCTGTAACCAGCCTCCTATTATAAATTGTCCAGCTCCTTATTATGGTTGTCCTACACAAGCTTGTGGGCCGGGAATTTCTGGTACTGCCACTGCATCAAAATCTTCGTCACAGTGTGGTACTCCCGTGGTTAGTTACAGGGACTCCATATTGACTACAGGACCTTGTGTTTATGCTAAGAAATTTATCAGGATATGGAAGGCTGTAGATCCCAATTATCCACAATTGGTGAGTTATTGCCACCAGTTAATCGAATTGAAAGACAACACCCCACCTTACTTTACATCCTGCCCTTCAAACATAACAGTTGCTTTGAATGGCGCTTGTACCAAACCGATAAGTTGGAACCCTCCAACGGCATATGATAACTGTAGCAATGTGCAGCTTAGCTCAAATTATCAACCGGGACAAAGTTTTGGACCTGGTGTTTATACGATCATTTATACTGCTACTGATGTTTGTGGGAATAAAGTCACACACTCATTTACCATTACTGTCACGGGAGGTGGTTTGGATATTGTTTGTCCAGCAAATATCACGGTTACACAAAATGATCCAACAATTCATGGAGCCTATGTTTCTTGGAATTTACCAACTGTGAATAGCTGTGGTGGTTGCAACGATACACTACCAGGGTTTATCTACATGGGTACTTACAATGGACATCGCTATTTCTGTAGTTTGCAACAAGCTACATGGCAAAGTGCACATAATATTTGCAGAAGTCTGGGAGGCAATTTAGCATCTATTGGCTCCGCAGCAGAAAATGCCTGGGTACAAAGTAAACTAATGGGCGCAACTGCGTTTATAGGACTGCATGATAGTAGAGTGGAAGGTAGCTTTGAGTGGACAGATGGGTCACCATTGAATTACACGAACTGGTACCCGGGTCAACCAAACAATGCAAATGGAGATCAAGACTTTGTTGAAATGCTGCCTGACGGTACATGGAACGATCAGTACACTTCTTGTGTGAGAGAATTCATCTGTGAGATGCCATGCTACGATCTCAGACAAATTAGTGGCCCTTCAAACGGTGGATTCTTTAATTGCGGTACAACTACAGTCACTTATGTTGCTACCCAGGGAAGTCTTTCTGATACTTGCAGCTTTACCGTAACTGTAAATTGTACGACAACAGGTGGTGGAAATGGATATTGCATTTCGAAAGGTCTGGATAGTCGATTTATGTGGATCAATACAGTAAAGTTTGCTACTATCAACAACACATCCGGAAATAACGGAGGCTATGCTAACTTCACAAATATCTGCGCTGATGTCAAATGGGGCAACACTTATCCAATCTGTCTAGAGCCTGGTTTTGCGAATAATACAGCTTACACCGTTTATTGGCGAATTTGGATAGACTATAATGGAGACCAGGATTTTGAAGATCCAGGAGAATTTGTCGCATATGGCAATGGCTATACAACGCTCTGTGGTAATATAACATTACCTGGAAACTGTGTATGCCCTGGAATCACTACCAGAATGAGAGTAGCTATGTCCTACGGTGGGTATGCCGGAAATTCGTGCTGTATTTATTCATACGGGGAAGTTGAAGATTATTGTATCAATATTTCACCAACTTTTACAGGAGGAGGCTCCAATTCACTGGTTGCACTTCCTGATCCTGTTCACTTAAAATGTCCGGGCTGTCCTGCAACTGAGATGAGTTTTGAACAACTGAATTCAAGAGGATCAGATCCGGCTTTGGAATCACAACTTCCTGAACCTGTATTTTCAGTTTCGCCAAATCCTGCTCGAGATGAAGTGCTCATATCCAGCAGTAATTCACCAATATCGTCTATTCAAATTTTCAATTCTACCGGCAAGATGGTTTGGCATTTACCGGCGGTGAATGGAACACATTTCCACAGAATAGACATCCAAGACTGGGCTGCCGGAGCATATGTTGTACACATCACTTCCAACGATGGCAACAAACACATCCAGAAGATTTTAGTCCAAAAATAA
- a CDS encoding glycosyltransferase codes for MFWILTGLVFIFIYSIYWWKVFDGITLTQPKVDVGKDISIIIPVKNGIKHLKTSINQILFQNYSNFEVIYVDDHSVDDSFEYLKGFKDRFEQLSLLELERNNHGKKAALNKGVEASKFSWLALTDVDCIPSSSNWLYTMAQNATESKKIVIAYAPYSKTSGLLNLLIRFECWINGMQYLGACANGFPYMGVGRNLFYHKSLFDSNKLQLDIPYGDDDLFIKSIAHRCNTTYTVDPNSFVYTEGETSYQHYIQQKWRHYSTSHHYSFWIKIYLLGFFISMAGSLSFVLLIGFKYGLILSMFIYFMRLLFILPVVRRKSVLLHEHDLFLLFPLMEIAYLIHLIIQIPLFWKIKKTW; via the coding sequence GTGTTTTGGATACTGACCGGTCTCGTTTTCATCTTTATTTACTCCATTTATTGGTGGAAAGTATTTGACGGTATCACTCTTACTCAGCCTAAGGTTGATGTAGGCAAGGATATCAGTATTATCATACCAGTCAAAAATGGTATAAAACATTTAAAAACAAGTATAAACCAAATTTTGTTTCAAAATTATTCCAATTTCGAAGTCATTTATGTTGACGATCATTCCGTCGACGATAGTTTCGAGTATCTAAAAGGCTTCAAGGACAGATTTGAGCAACTAAGCTTACTTGAACTTGAAAGAAACAATCACGGTAAAAAAGCTGCTTTGAACAAAGGGGTAGAAGCATCGAAATTTTCTTGGCTAGCATTAACGGATGTAGACTGCATCCCGAGCTCATCTAATTGGCTATACACTATGGCACAAAACGCAACTGAGTCCAAAAAAATTGTAATCGCATATGCCCCATATTCCAAAACTTCTGGTCTCTTAAATTTACTCATCCGATTTGAATGCTGGATTAATGGAATGCAGTATTTAGGAGCCTGCGCCAATGGTTTCCCTTATATGGGAGTAGGGCGTAACTTATTTTATCATAAAAGCTTGTTTGACAGCAATAAGTTGCAACTCGATATTCCTTATGGTGATGATGATTTGTTCATCAAAAGTATTGCCCATAGATGTAATACGACCTATACTGTAGATCCCAACTCCTTCGTGTATACTGAAGGAGAAACCAGCTATCAACATTACATCCAGCAGAAATGGCGACATTATTCAACATCTCATCATTACTCCTTTTGGATCAAAATTTACCTTCTTGGATTTTTTATTTCAATGGCAGGAAGTTTGAGCTTTGTGCTTTTAATTGGATTCAAATATGGGTTGATTTTGAGTATGTTCATTTATTTCATGAGATTACTCTTCATTCTACCTGTAGTGCGCAGAAAATCAGTACTTCTTCATGAACATGATTTATTTTTACTGTTCCCCCTTATGGAAATTGCTTATTTGATCCATCTTATCATCCAAATCCCATTATTCTGGAAAATCAAAAAGACTTGGTAA
- a CDS encoding glycosyltransferase family 4 protein, whose translation MNWLERLLLQSSPKVNHFVFAKYFLKGTKSDFVPINKSILQVSYPIPLHQKIQRSLSDHTLRKELRSLVHSKMFEVVHVHFGHVALEFVDLLLELNVKIFISLYGFDYEYLIQKNPEVKDKYAHFAKSGCRFVVEGNYSTKLLISYGVPAKMIHKVHLLFPFTGGISKPIHWFKPIKLIQAASYTEKKGQDILVEALRLKNRNLFSVKFYGEQAEKDYFKSLTVAVNDQNLSNISINDHIPFLDYQKKLSQAHIAVSLSHKASSGDTEGGCPVFIRDALFYGKPVLTTFHCDIPDLFVHSYNSWMIRENDAQDASEALDEISFLSSRDYQRMAWQALESVRSKSNSSGNELFDVYSSLL comes from the coding sequence ATGAATTGGTTAGAAAGATTGTTGTTGCAATCGAGCCCTAAAGTAAATCATTTTGTTTTTGCAAAGTATTTTTTAAAAGGCACAAAATCAGATTTTGTACCAATAAATAAATCCATTCTTCAAGTATCATACCCTATTCCATTACACCAAAAGATCCAACGATCTTTATCTGATCATACTCTCCGGAAAGAATTAAGGTCGTTAGTTCATTCTAAAATGTTTGAAGTAGTGCATGTGCACTTTGGTCACGTAGCTTTGGAGTTTGTTGATCTATTGTTAGAATTGAATGTTAAAATCTTCATCTCACTTTATGGATTTGATTACGAGTATTTGATTCAGAAGAATCCAGAAGTAAAAGATAAATATGCACACTTTGCTAAGTCTGGATGCCGTTTTGTAGTGGAAGGTAATTATTCGACAAAGTTGTTGATCTCCTATGGTGTACCCGCAAAAATGATTCATAAAGTACACTTGTTGTTTCCGTTCACAGGAGGAATTAGTAAACCAATCCATTGGTTTAAACCGATAAAATTGATTCAGGCGGCAAGCTATACCGAAAAAAAAGGACAGGATATATTGGTCGAGGCATTGAGACTCAAAAACAGAAATCTGTTCTCCGTTAAATTTTATGGTGAGCAGGCGGAAAAAGACTATTTTAAATCTTTAACTGTTGCAGTGAATGATCAAAATCTTTCGAATATTTCAATTAATGATCATATTCCTTTTTTGGATTACCAGAAAAAATTATCTCAGGCCCATATTGCAGTAAGCCTTTCTCACAAAGCTTCGAGCGGGGATACTGAAGGTGGTTGTCCTGTATTTATTCGGGATGCCTTATTTTATGGTAAACCCGTACTGACCACTTTTCATTGTGATATACCTGATTTATTTGTACACAGTTACAATTCTTGGATGATTAGGGAGAATGATGCTCAAGATGCGTCTGAAGCTTTAGATGAAATTTCTTTTCTCTCTTCCAGAGATTATCAGCGTATGGCTTGGCAGGCATTGGAAAGCGTTCGCAGTAAAAGCAATAGTTCCGGTAATGAGCTTTTTGATGTTTATTCAAGTTTGTTATGA
- a CDS encoding oligosaccharide flippase family protein → MLTLLLVGRYLDKTQLAIFTIFQLIFRLGLSVFDPGMFISVIQKKLRNKVIMWSLDRWQLFFVTVISFAIVLWFAQSGSIDANLIAIMYLGICTLFWIGATSKFQSQLIADNRQKEVFWAQVLAYGIEFIFIVAALNYLPALWIFCIGLTIRVLIMFGWAWIISNKKEENLLLKRDEYLDFSRNHVLTQLLSFIQGNYDTVFIGYLFGLPFLGIYNLACEFSFLLFSKINPIFNRAIFPVISYQMSGEQRQTLTWNTIQTYLIVMIPIHLFIGFNADTILHWAYPDKGIEIAVVVKYFIFIALIRGVNNILNTFILGSGNSRFILIWNVVILLINYLFILVFLYLKISLDLFLIWSVCYAFVLMLVILKWMHAENLLGINLKSGSASKMLFIISIFGIILYAMQWIHIPFWIASIIAIIVYSILLYIFNRRILFNLLKLKLV, encoded by the coding sequence GTGCTCACGCTTTTGTTGGTGGGCAGATATCTGGATAAGACCCAATTGGCGATATTTACGATTTTCCAATTAATTTTTAGATTGGGATTGTCTGTTTTTGACCCGGGGATGTTTATTTCAGTTATTCAGAAAAAACTGAGAAATAAAGTAATAATGTGGTCTTTAGATAGGTGGCAGTTGTTTTTTGTAACTGTGATTTCCTTTGCAATAGTATTATGGTTTGCTCAAAGTGGATCAATAGATGCGAATCTGATCGCAATAATGTATTTGGGTATTTGCACATTGTTTTGGATTGGTGCCACAAGTAAGTTTCAATCTCAGCTAATAGCAGATAACAGACAGAAGGAAGTTTTTTGGGCTCAGGTCTTAGCCTATGGGATTGAGTTTATCTTTATAGTTGCGGCACTAAATTATTTGCCTGCGTTGTGGATTTTCTGTATTGGATTAACAATCAGAGTGTTAATCATGTTTGGATGGGCTTGGATTATAAGTAATAAAAAGGAAGAGAATCTACTTTTAAAAAGGGATGAATACTTGGATTTTAGTCGAAATCATGTTCTGACCCAATTGTTAAGTTTTATTCAGGGCAACTACGATACCGTTTTTATAGGTTATTTGTTTGGATTACCTTTTTTGGGTATTTACAATCTTGCATGTGAATTCAGTTTTTTGTTGTTTTCAAAGATCAATCCTATTTTTAATCGTGCAATATTTCCAGTAATTAGTTATCAAATGTCAGGAGAGCAAAGGCAGACTCTGACATGGAATACAATACAAACATACCTGATTGTAATGATTCCCATTCATTTATTCATAGGATTTAATGCTGACACCATCCTTCACTGGGCATATCCGGATAAAGGGATAGAAATAGCAGTTGTGGTAAAGTATTTTATTTTCATTGCTCTGATCAGAGGTGTCAATAATATTTTGAACACATTTATTTTAGGATCTGGAAATAGTCGATTTATCTTAATTTGGAATGTTGTTATTTTATTGATTAATTATTTGTTTATTTTAGTATTTCTCTATTTGAAAATTAGTCTGGATTTGTTTTTGATTTGGTCAGTATGCTATGCATTTGTACTCATGTTAGTAATATTGAAGTGGATGCATGCCGAGAACTTATTAGGAATAAATCTGAAATCCGGTTCGGCTTCAAAAATGCTATTTATTATATCGATTTTTGGTATTATATTATACGCAATGCAATGGATACATATACCGTTTTGGATTGCTTCAATAATCGCTATAATTGTTTATTCTATATTGTTATACATTTTCAATAGAAGAATTTTATTCAACTTACTTAAACTCAAATTGGTTTAA